In Nitrobacteraceae bacterium AZCC 1564, the following proteins share a genomic window:
- a CDS encoding mono/diheme cytochrome c family protein (product_source=COG2010; cath_funfam=1.10.760.10; cog=COG2010; pfam=PF00034; superfamily=46626; transmembrane_helix_parts=Outside_1_9,TMhelix_10_32,Inside_33_183) produces MLLVSNNRPFLNPWLVACCLAGFAVVVIWTSSAAAMDAKVERGRYLVQLGACNDCHTPGYLFGKPDMSRFLGGSDVGFEVPGMGTFVGPNLTPDKETGLGNWTTEEIVTVLQTGVRPDGRMLAPPMPWRAYANLTKDDVLAIVSYLKSLPPVHRDVPGPFGASEKPTVPRMTILPPDADTAHQ; encoded by the coding sequence ATGCTGCTAGTCTCCAATAACCGGCCATTTCTCAATCCGTGGCTTGTTGCTTGTTGTCTCGCCGGATTTGCGGTTGTCGTCATATGGACAAGCTCTGCAGCCGCTATGGACGCAAAAGTCGAGCGCGGTAGATACCTTGTTCAACTCGGCGCGTGTAACGATTGCCATACCCCCGGGTATTTGTTCGGGAAGCCCGATATGTCTCGATTCCTGGGAGGATCGGACGTCGGATTCGAAGTGCCGGGTATGGGCACGTTTGTTGGGCCAAATCTCACTCCGGACAAGGAAACCGGCTTAGGCAACTGGACAACGGAAGAAATTGTCACTGTCCTTCAAACTGGGGTTCGGCCTGACGGTCGGATGCTCGCTCCGCCAATGCCGTGGCGCGCTTACGCGAATCTGACGAAGGATGATGTGCTTGCCATCGTCAGCTATCTAAAAAGCCTTCCACCAGTTCACCGCGACGTACCGGGACCATTCGGAGCCAGTGAAAAGCCGACGGTCCCGCGGATGACGATCCTG